In one window of Paraflavitalea soli DNA:
- a CDS encoding alpha-L-fucosidase, which yields MNAFTQNPGDEDKEMFNRSKDRDQKMIDEAVKGWWTASMKTHEQRIQWWRDARFGMFVHWGVYSLPGGEWKGKKVGGYAEHLMRKEKISRQEYLQLAHQFNPVNFNAEQWILQAKQAGMKYFIITAKHHDGFAMYNSGVSDFDIIDQTPFKRDPMAELAAACKKHGMRFGFYYSHAFDWEHPDGPGNDWEYNNPGGDKLLHGGVRWYDEHPELLPKAQKYVTEKSIPQIKELINKYHPDILWFDTPHKLPLSENIRILKAIRETDPNVVVNGRLARSAAISFGDYVNTADRPAEFFPVTGDWEAIPTTNESYGYSKFDSSHKSVAFFIQLMAKSASRGGNLLMNIGPKGDGTFDGRDIAILKGIGEWVDKNSESISKAGISGLPLHNWGVSTRKDNKLYLHVFEWPTDGKLQVSGLPAAAKKVYLLTDAGKKSILIDQTLTSDGLRGLTAQLPARPVDTANTVVVVELAGTGKYDNIPYVASNIPVTRLLAFDAVQTGKGLQFGDGKTDKYYVAGWKSTSQWLHWDFRTNAAVKCKVIIKYLAGPEAGGTYSLDLDGTAREEIVSTAKKETDVQVKELGELTIKPGVHRLAIRPVAVNGQELMKLLEIQLIQIP from the coding sequence ATGAACGCCTTCACCCAGAACCCGGGTGATGAGGACAAGGAAATGTTCAACCGCTCCAAAGACCGTGATCAAAAGATGATCGATGAAGCGGTAAAAGGGTGGTGGACTGCTTCCATGAAAACACATGAGCAGCGTATCCAATGGTGGCGGGATGCCCGCTTCGGCATGTTTGTGCACTGGGGTGTTTATTCCCTGCCCGGTGGCGAGTGGAAAGGTAAAAAGGTAGGCGGCTATGCCGAGCACCTGATGCGCAAGGAAAAGATCAGTCGCCAGGAATACCTGCAGCTGGCCCACCAATTCAACCCGGTGAATTTTAATGCAGAGCAGTGGATACTGCAAGCCAAACAGGCCGGGATGAAATACTTCATTATTACCGCCAAGCACCACGATGGTTTTGCCATGTACAATTCCGGTGTATCTGATTTCGATATCATAGACCAGACGCCATTTAAACGCGACCCGATGGCCGAACTGGCTGCTGCCTGTAAAAAGCATGGCATGCGTTTCGGGTTCTATTATTCCCATGCATTTGACTGGGAACATCCGGATGGGCCAGGCAATGACTGGGAATACAATAATCCCGGTGGCGATAAACTGTTGCATGGCGGAGTACGTTGGTACGATGAGCATCCGGAATTACTGCCCAAGGCACAGAAATATGTAACGGAGAAATCTATTCCACAGATCAAAGAACTGATCAATAAGTATCATCCTGATATATTGTGGTTTGATACGCCGCATAAATTACCCTTGTCGGAAAACATCCGCATCTTAAAAGCTATCCGGGAAACAGATCCCAATGTGGTGGTAAATGGCCGGCTGGCCAGAAGTGCTGCTATTAGTTTTGGTGATTATGTGAATACCGCCGATCGTCCGGCTGAATTCTTCCCCGTGACCGGTGATTGGGAAGCCATTCCTACCACCAATGAATCGTATGGGTATAGCAAGTTCGACAGCAGTCATAAGTCTGTGGCTTTCTTTATCCAACTCATGGCCAAATCAGCTTCCCGGGGTGGCAACCTGCTCATGAATATTGGCCCCAAAGGAGATGGTACGTTTGATGGAAGGGATATTGCCATCCTGAAGGGAATTGGCGAATGGGTGGATAAGAACAGTGAAAGCATCAGCAAGGCCGGTATTTCCGGATTGCCTTTGCACAACTGGGGCGTATCCACCCGAAAGGACAATAAGCTCTACCTGCACGTGTTTGAATGGCCCACAGATGGTAAGCTACAGGTAAGCGGATTGCCCGCTGCTGCAAAAAAAGTTTATCTGCTCACAGATGCCGGTAAAAAATCAATACTTATTGATCAGACTTTAACGAGCGATGGTTTACGTGGTCTTACGGCACAACTGCCGGCCAGGCCTGTAGACACGGCCAATACCGTAGTAGTGGTGGAACTTGCCGGAACGGGTAAATATGACAACATCCCCTATGTAGCTTCCAATATTCCTGTGACCAGGCTATTGGCTTTTGACGCGGTACAAACCGGGAAGGGATTACAATTTGGTGATGGCAAAACGGATAAGTATTATGTGGCAGGATGGAAATCAACCAGTCAGTGGTTACATTGGGATTTCCGCACCAATGCTGCTGTAAAATGCAAAGTAATTATTAAATATCTTGCAGGCCCTGAGGCAGGCGGTACCTATAGTCTCGATCTGGATGGCACTGCCAGGGAGGAGATCGTGAGCACAGCAAAGAAGGAAACAGATGTGCAGGTGAAAGAGTTGGGTGAGCTGACCATCAAACCCGGGGTACATCGTTTAGCGATCAGGCCGGTGGCAGTAAATGGTCAGGAGCTGATGAAACTATTGGAAATACAATTGATTCAAATCCCATAA
- a CDS encoding glycoside hydrolase family 88 protein, giving the protein MRLIVSLAIGVLWQGSLQAQIKLPAVMADAEKQTKVMLQAVPAAKEGKADLVSPRTIENGKLKLVASRDWTSGFFPGVLWFLYQYTGKQEWLKEAKAYTANIEREKTNGGTHDMGFKVYCSFGSGYRITKDAAYREVIIQSAKTLSTRFNPTIGCIRSWDHHKEVWGFPVIIDNMMNLELLFEATKLTGDSSFYKIAVAHANTTMKNHFRPDYSSYHVVDYDTATGAVVKKNTHQGYSHESAWSRGQAWALYGYTMCYRYTKNPVYLQQAEHIAAFILNHPRLPKDLVPYYDFDAPEIPNAPRDASAAAVIASGLYELSGYSKNAKLYNKTADKIVTNLTASYRSPIGENFGFILLHSTGSKPSNSEVDVPLNYADYYYLEALLRGRKK; this is encoded by the coding sequence ATGAGGTTAATTGTTAGTTTAGCTATTGGTGTTTTATGGCAAGGTTCCTTGCAGGCACAGATAAAACTGCCGGCGGTGATGGCCGATGCAGAAAAGCAAACGAAGGTGATGTTACAGGCTGTGCCTGCAGCCAAAGAAGGCAAGGCAGACCTGGTATCACCACGCACTATTGAGAATGGTAAACTGAAGCTGGTGGCTTCACGTGACTGGACCAGTGGTTTCTTTCCCGGTGTGCTTTGGTTCCTGTACCAGTATACCGGCAAGCAGGAATGGCTTAAGGAGGCCAAAGCCTATACCGCCAATATTGAAAGAGAGAAAACAAATGGCGGTACACATGACATGGGTTTTAAGGTCTATTGCAGTTTTGGTAGCGGATATCGCATTACCAAAGATGCAGCCTACAGGGAGGTGATCATCCAGTCGGCGAAAACGCTTTCTACACGCTTTAACCCAACCATTGGCTGTATCCGCAGCTGGGACCACCATAAAGAAGTATGGGGATTTCCGGTCATCATCGACAATATGATGAACCTGGAATTACTGTTCGAAGCTACCAAACTCACCGGCGACTCTTCCTTTTATAAGATAGCAGTAGCTCATGCGAATACGACGATGAAGAACCATTTCCGCCCGGACTATAGTTCTTACCATGTAGTTGACTACGATACGGCAACAGGCGCGGTAGTAAAGAAGAATACTCACCAGGGGTATAGTCATGAATCCGCCTGGTCAAGAGGGCAGGCCTGGGCTTTATATGGGTATACCATGTGCTACCGGTATACAAAGAACCCCGTTTATCTACAGCAAGCAGAACATATTGCGGCTTTTATATTGAATCATCCACGCCTGCCGAAAGACCTGGTACCTTATTATGATTTTGATGCACCGGAGATACCCAATGCCCCACGGGATGCTTCAGCTGCGGCTGTTATAGCATCTGGTCTGTATGAATTGAGCGGTTATAGCAAGAATGCAAAGCTGTATAACAAAACGGCTGATAAGATTGTAACCAATCTTACCGCCTCTTACCGTTCACCCATTGGAGAGAATTTTGGCTTTATCCTGTTGCACAGTACCGGTTCTAAACCTTCCAACAGTGAAGTGGATGTGCCGCTTAACTATGCAGATTACTATTATTTGGAGGCATTGCTGAGGGGGAGAAAGAAATAG
- a CDS encoding NAD(P)H-dependent flavin oxidoreductase produces MEWSNTLTQLLKIKYPIVQAPMLGVTTPAMVAAISNAGGLGSLPVGGLSPEITRDLIRQTKALTDKPFAVNLFVYNIPNVNQNAIKPMQAFLEKLAADHQVTLPTTSPETFQFYSYTDQVPVLLEEKVPVVSFTFGVLSDPAIKAFHDKGVVLIGTATCLLEALILSGKGIDVITAQGIEAGGHRGTFVDNDTLPAIGLLSLLSLITAEVKQPVLAAGGMMEGKSIKAALTMGAAGVQLGSAFIACTESMAIPAYKAAIQQASETDIILTRAFSGRWARGLRNKLISAVEGSGIPIPVYPVQAGLVSPLRAAGVSHNNKEFVPLWAGQAASKAKTASAAEIFGELIAEAGLGYE; encoded by the coding sequence ATGGAGTGGAGCAATACCCTCACGCAGCTGCTAAAGATAAAATACCCCATTGTTCAGGCTCCCATGCTGGGCGTTACCACGCCGGCCATGGTGGCTGCCATTTCCAATGCAGGCGGACTGGGCTCTCTTCCGGTAGGTGGTTTATCACCGGAGATTACCCGTGACCTGATCCGTCAGACCAAAGCCTTAACAGATAAGCCCTTTGCGGTAAACCTCTTCGTATACAATATACCGAACGTGAACCAGAATGCCATCAAACCCATGCAGGCATTCCTGGAAAAACTGGCGGCCGATCACCAGGTGACGTTGCCAACTACTTCCCCCGAAACTTTCCAGTTCTATTCTTATACTGACCAGGTACCCGTGCTGCTGGAAGAAAAAGTGCCTGTAGTAAGCTTCACCTTTGGTGTATTGAGCGATCCTGCCATCAAAGCATTCCATGATAAGGGTGTTGTCCTGATTGGCACGGCTACCTGTCTGCTGGAAGCCCTGATATTATCGGGCAAAGGCATCGATGTCATCACCGCACAGGGTATAGAAGCCGGAGGGCACCGGGGAACATTTGTTGACAATGATACTTTGCCGGCCATTGGCTTGCTATCCTTACTATCATTGATCACCGCTGAGGTTAAACAACCCGTATTGGCTGCCGGTGGCATGATGGAAGGGAAGTCTATCAAGGCCGCATTGACCATGGGCGCCGCCGGTGTACAACTGGGCAGTGCTTTTATTGCCTGTACAGAAAGCATGGCTATTCCGGCTTACAAGGCTGCCATACAGCAGGCCAGCGAAACAGATATTATTCTCACACGGGCCTTTTCCGGCCGCTGGGCCAGGGGCTTGCGCAATAAACTGATCTCGGCAGTGGAAGGATCGGGCATCCCTATTCCCGTATATCCCGTACAAGCCGGTCTGGTATCACCCTTGCGGGCAGCCGGTGTCTCCCATAACAATAAAGAGTTTGTACCCCTCTGGGCAGGGCAGGCAGCGTCCAAAGCTAAGACGGCCAGTGCTGCGGAGATATTCGGGGAATTGATTGCGGAGGCCGGTTTGGGTTATGAATAA
- a CDS encoding outer membrane protein assembly factor BamB family protein: MRIPFLVIVIFSLAACHLLTSDYTPDIRYAKGDQWVKTFRSGGYLDAAYANDKLYYGSSEFSSDSGNLFYCLDLKTGIVDWAVHVRQWASSPPIVGDSFIYFSGFTGSNIYRFDKTGNKIWEQDAPDVFAGHTLNPLNNNLIVHTVTDGSYELAFMDGAVVNHFAKTSMGSSMPVFYEQYMVQGGVKEDTTIVAHGTLLRCIDYTNGKTVWEHEVGEKPDPLMEHEGKVYLISKGPVMQAFDIKTGAKLWQSDTLGRLAGSYPTSPRMEFDQGKIIYYDIDMKDMRILDETTGKVLTKGNYQDVLKQHLMLPVNHFYRIPADGGSYYTVRVTDSLDSPSKMYRIFVNKEKR; the protein is encoded by the coding sequence ATGCGGATACCTTTCCTGGTAATAGTAATATTTTCTCTCGCAGCTTGCCATTTGTTAACGTCTGACTATACGCCCGATATACGGTATGCGAAAGGGGACCAATGGGTGAAAACTTTCAGGAGTGGTGGTTACCTGGATGCTGCTTATGCCAACGACAAGCTCTATTACGGCAGCTCAGAGTTTAGTAGTGATAGCGGTAACCTTTTTTACTGTCTGGATCTGAAGACGGGCATCGTAGACTGGGCGGTCCATGTGAGGCAATGGGCAAGTTCGCCTCCCATAGTGGGCGACAGTTTTATTTATTTCAGCGGCTTTACCGGGAGTAATATTTACCGGTTTGATAAAACAGGCAATAAAATATGGGAGCAGGACGCACCGGATGTTTTTGCCGGGCATACCCTGAATCCTTTGAATAATAATCTCATTGTGCATACCGTGACGGATGGTTCTTATGAATTGGCATTTATGGATGGCGCAGTGGTCAATCATTTTGCCAAAACTTCTATGGGAAGCAGTATGCCTGTTTTTTATGAGCAGTATATGGTCCAGGGAGGGGTGAAAGAAGATACTACGATTGTCGCGCATGGAACCCTGCTGCGTTGCATTGATTACACGAATGGAAAGACAGTGTGGGAACATGAAGTGGGTGAAAAGCCAGATCCGCTGATGGAGCACGAAGGAAAGGTGTATCTTATATCAAAGGGACCTGTGATGCAGGCGTTTGATATCAAAACGGGAGCGAAGTTATGGCAATCGGATACACTTGGTCGCTTGGCAGGTTCTTATCCAACTAGTCCACGGATGGAATTTGATCAGGGAAAAATTATTTACTACGATATCGACATGAAGGATATGAGGATATTGGATGAGACTACCGGAAAGGTACTCACCAAGGGTAACTATCAGGACGTTTTGAAGCAACACCTCATGCTGCCGGTCAATCACTTTTACCGGATACCGGCAGATGGCGGATCGTATTATACCGTGCGGGTGACTGACAGTTTGGATTCGCCCTCGAAAATGTATAGGATATTTGTAAATAAAGAAAAACGCTGA
- a CDS encoding helix-turn-helix transcriptional regulator translates to MNRIDRLMGLITVLQSKKYVLPEKLAERFGLSIRTVYRDVKALNEIGVPVSFEPNKGYHIAKGFFLPPLLFTAEEANALILLQTLANRFTDQSIAKHSTSALNKIKAVLRSYDKDLADQMSAQVNIYVPEEEKATTAHLATLQQAIAQKQILNIKYTDNKGTHTERDIEPVGLVFYTYQWHLIAWCWLRNEYRDFKVKTIVRLTNTGKPFRREHTFEATTYLKIFSHQ, encoded by the coding sequence TTGAACCGCATTGACCGACTCATGGGCCTTATTACCGTACTGCAATCCAAAAAGTACGTACTGCCGGAGAAACTGGCGGAGCGTTTTGGATTGAGTATACGTACCGTGTACCGGGATGTAAAAGCCCTCAATGAGATCGGTGTGCCCGTCAGCTTTGAACCCAACAAAGGCTACCATATTGCCAAAGGGTTTTTCCTGCCGCCTTTGCTGTTTACCGCGGAGGAAGCCAATGCCCTCATCCTGCTGCAAACACTGGCCAACCGGTTTACCGACCAATCTATTGCCAAACACAGCACTTCGGCACTCAACAAAATTAAAGCCGTGCTGCGGTCTTACGACAAGGACCTGGCCGACCAGATGAGCGCCCAGGTCAATATCTATGTGCCGGAAGAGGAAAAAGCCACTACTGCCCACCTGGCTACTTTACAGCAAGCCATTGCGCAGAAACAAATACTGAATATTAAATACACCGATAATAAGGGCACGCATACCGAGCGGGATATTGAGCCTGTAGGACTGGTATTCTATACCTATCAATGGCACCTGATAGCCTGGTGCTGGCTCAGGAATGAATACCGCGATTTTAAAGTAAAGACCATCGTACGCCTCACCAATACCGGCAAACCTTTTCGCCGGGAACATACTTTTGAAGCCACTACCTACCTGAAAATTTTTTCCCACCAGTAA